AAAGGCAGAAAAAGCAATAACAATACAAGTAATAAGTCCAAATGGCAGTATAGATTATGTTGACCAAACAGTAAGCAACAGCAATGGAGAATTTAGTTTCCAATACAAAACAACAGGACCATATGGAGAATATACAGTAAAAATAGGTGGGAGCGGAGTAGATTCCGTAATAACGTTAATATTAGAATATAGAGAACCGGGAGAACCAGGAGAACCAGGAGAGCCAGGAGACCCAGGAGAACCAGGAGACCCAGGAGACCCAGGAGACCCAGGAGACCCAGGAGAGCCAGGAGAGCCAGGAGAGCCAAGTGAACCAGGAGAGCCAGGAGAACCGGGAGAACCGGGAGAACCGGGAGAACCGGGAGAACCGGGAGAGCCAGGAGAACCAGGAGAACCAGGAGACCCAGGAGAGCCAGGAGAACCGGGAGAACCGGGAGAACCAGGAGACCCAGGAGAACCAGGAGAACCAGGAGATCCGGGAGATTCAAGTAATGGAGGAAATAATATTGTTCGACCAATTTCTCCTGTAGTTATTGTTGAAAAAGAAGATGGATCTATAGTTATTAACAAAGATGGAAAAGTAAATCAAGAAACAAAAATAGTAGAATCAGTATTAAATAAAATAACTTTTAATAATGCTTTTGAGAAAGCAAAAGTAGACTCAAATGGTGTTAAAAACATAGTTATTGAAGTAACGGCAGTTGAGGGCGCCAAAGGATATTCTCAATCTTTTCCGGGAACAGTATTCGGAGAAAAGAATACTCATAAAGTAACTTTAATTACAGAAGCAGCAACAATTCAGTTACCAAACACTACATTTTCTAATTATAATATAGTAGAAGATGATGTTGTTGAGTTGGTTGTATCCAGTGTAGAAAAAGACAGTGCCGGAAAATCTATTATTCAAGTTAATTTTAAGGTAAATGGAAAAATAGTAAAATGGAATAATCCTAATTCTCAAATTAGAATATCAATTCCTTATACTCCAGTAGATGGAGAAGATGTAGAGCATTTGGTAATTCTATATATTGATGAAGATGGAAATGCAACTACTGTTTCTAATGGCCGTTATAATGAAAAACAAGGCACAATGGATTTTGCAACAAATCATTTTAGTAGATTTGCAATTGCATATGTTCATGAAACGTTTAATGACTTAGATGGATATGATTGGGCTAGAAAGTCTATAGAAGTATTAGCAACAAAAGGAATTGTTAAGGGGGTATCATCAAGAGAAAAATTGTTTAATCCATCTGCTAATATATCAAGAGCAGACTTTATAATTATGCTAATCAACACTTTGGGGTTAACAGCAGATTTTGAGAGTAATTTTTCAGA
This DNA window, taken from Natranaerovirga pectinivora, encodes the following:
- a CDS encoding S-layer homology domain-containing protein, translated to KAEKAITIQVISPNGSIDYVDQTVSNSNGEFSFQYKTTGPYGEYTVKIGGSGVDSVITLILEYREPGEPGEPGEPGDPGEPGDPGDPGDPGDPGEPGEPGEPSEPGEPGEPGEPGEPGEPGEPGEPGEPGEPGDPGEPGEPGEPGEPGDPGEPGEPGDPGDSSNGGNNIVRPISPVVIVEKEDGSIVINKDGKVNQETKIVESVLNKITFNNAFEKAKVDSNGVKNIVIEVTAVEGAKGYSQSFPGTVFGEKNTHKVTLITEAATIQLPNTTFSNYNIVEDDVVELVVSSVEKDSAGKSIIQVNFKVNGKIVKWNNPNSQIRISIPYTPVDGEDVEHLVILYIDEDGNATTVSNGRYNEKQGTMDFATNHFSRFAIAYVHETFNDLDGYDWARKSIEVLATKGIVKGVSSREKLFNPSANISRADFIIMLINTLGLTADFESNFSDVDETDYFYKEVGIAKALGISVGIGDNKFNPKADISRQEMMTLTLRAMLLVGLQLEEGDITILSNFMDGDKVAPYALEAVITLVSNEVIKGCNNQNINPLGSATRAETAMFMYRIYNIL